CAGGGAGCGACCACGCAGGTCGAGACGGTTGATCACGACGCCGATTCTAGTCCCGGCGCCCCCGGCGGTCGCGGCGCCCGGGACTGCGCACGTGCCGGACCTGAGAGACTGGAAGCATGAACGACGTGACGATCCGCGACGAGTCCATCCGGCTCGGCCAGTTCCTCAAGCTCGCCGACCTCGCCGAGTCCGGCGCCGAGGCGCGCGAGCTCGTGGCTGACGGCGCCGTGAGCGTCAACGGCGAGACGGACGAGCGGCGCGGCCGCCAGCTCGTCCCTGGCGACGTCGTCACTGTGTCGGGCCCCGGCGGGACCCGCACCGCGCGCGTCGCACGCGCCTGACCGGCGACATCGGCACCCCGAGCCCGGGCGCACCACGCCTGACGCCGGGCGGCAGCGAGCCACGCAGGCGGGGCGTCAGCGCGCCATGTACGCCGAGCTCATGACCTTGTCGACCTCCATCCGCAGGACGACGCGCTGCGGGTTCGGCTCGAGAGTGCGGTAACGCACGCCGTACCGCCGCACCGCCTCCGCGATCTCCTCGGGGTCGTCGACGACCGTCGTG
This genomic window from Flavimobilis soli contains:
- a CDS encoding RNA-binding S4 domain-containing protein gives rise to the protein MNDVTIRDESIRLGQFLKLADLAESGAEARELVADGAVSVNGETDERRGRQLVPGDVVTVSGPGGTRTARVARA